A region from the Symphalangus syndactylus isolate Jambi chromosome 2, NHGRI_mSymSyn1-v2.1_pri, whole genome shotgun sequence genome encodes:
- the GJA1 gene encoding gap junction alpha-1 protein, producing MGDWSALGKLLDKVQAYSTAGGKVWLSVLFIFRILLLGTAVESAWGDEQSAFRCNTQQPGCENVCYDKSFPISHVRFWVLQIIFVSVPTLLYLAHVFYVMRKEEKLNKKEEELKVAQTDGANVDMHLKQIEIKKFKYGIEEHGKVKMRGGLLRTYIISILFKSIFEVAFLLIQWYIYGFSLSAVYTCKRDPCPHQVDCFLSRPTEKTIFIIFMLVVSLVSLALNIIELFYVFFKGVKDRVKGKSDPYHAPSGPLSPAKDCGSQKYAYFNGCSSPTAPLSPMSPPGYKLVTGDRNNSSCRNYNKQASEQNWANYSAEQNRMGQAGSTISNSHAQPFDFPDDNQNSKKLAAGHELQPLAIVDQRPSSRASSRASSRPRPDDLEI from the coding sequence ATGGGTGACTGGAGCGCCTTAGGCAAACTCCTTGACAAGGTTCAAGCCTACTCAACTGCTGGAGGGAAGGTGTGGCTGTCAGTACTTTTCATTTTCCGAATCCTGCTGCTGGGGACAGCGGTTGAGTCAGCCTGGGGAGATGAGCAGTCTGCCTTTCGTTGTAACACTCAGCAACCTGGTTGTGAAAACGTCTGCTATGACAAGTCTTTCCCAATCTCTCATGTGCGCTTCTGGGTCCTGCAGATCATATTTGTGTCTGTACCCACACTCTTGTACCTGGCTCATGTGTTCTATGTGATGCGAAAGGAAGAGAAACTGAACAAGAAAGAGGAGGAACTCAAGGTTGCCCAAACTGATGGTGCCAATGTGGACATGCACTTGAAGCAGATTGAGATAAAGAAGTTCAAGTATGGTATTGAAGAGCATGGTAAGGTGAAAATGCGAGGGGGGTTGCTGCGAACCTACATCATCAGTATCCTCTTCAAGTCTATCTTTGAAGTGGCCTTCTTGCTGATCCAGTGGTACATCTATGGATTCAGCTTGAGTGCTGTTTACACTTGCAAAAGAGATCCCTGCCCACATCAGGTGGACTGTTTCCTCTCTCGCCCCACGGAGAAAaccatcttcatcatcttcatgCTGGTGGTGTCCTTGGTGTCCCTGGCCTTGAATATCATTGaactcttctatgttttctttaagGGCGTTAAGGATCGGGTTAAGGGAAAGAGCGACCCTTACCATGCTCCCAGTGGCCCGCTGAGCCCCGCCAAAGACTGTGGGTCTCAAAAATATGCTTATTTCAATGGCTGCTCCTCACCAACCGCTCCCCTCTCGCCTATGTCTCCTCCTGGGTACAAGCTGGTTACTGGCGACAGAAACAATTCTTCTTGCCGCAATTACAACAAGCAAGCAAGTGAGCAAAACTGGGCTAATTACAGCGCAGAACAAAATCGAATGGGGCAGGCGGGAAGCACCATCTCTAACTCCCATGCACAGCCTTTTGATTTCCCCGATGATAACCAGAATTCTAAAAAACTAGCTGCTGGACATGAACTACAGCCACTAGCCATTGTGGACCAGCGACCTTCAAGTAGAGCCAGCAGTCGTGCCAGCAGCAGACCTCGGCCTGATGACCTGGAGATCTAG